One Drosophila subpulchrella strain 33 F10 #4 breed RU33 chromosome 2R, RU_Dsub_v1.1 Primary Assembly, whole genome shotgun sequence genomic window, CCCCGATTTAATATGGGTTACTCTTAGTGAGTGCAATAACTCGGGGTTTCCGCCACGCCTCTTTCAGACTATTACCGCTGCTTATCGAGGAACTTGCGTCTACAAAATGTCGGTCGATAGCCGCAGGTCCACTGCCATTGGTCAGTACCCGGGGAAATCCTTCTGTTTTCCGCCCCACCGCATAACAGTTGACCAACTCAAGGGACCAGGGACTTGCTACACCCCCGTGGAAAAGGTCCTGAAAGGGGGGTCCCTAGGACTGGGGTTTGTAATCCGGCTAACCAGTTATATGAAGTCCTTGTAACCGGGCAGCACAAATAAATGCCATGCTGGCCAGGCCAAGTGTCATGTATTTGACGAATAATTACCGTCAACATTGCGTGATTGGTTGAATCAGCCGGCGAAGGAGGGTTGTGGCTGGCTTAGAATTAGCCCCCCAAAATAAAGGGGGTGGCTTTGGGGGTTTGTGTGTGACAAGAACCTATAATTACCGCGCCAGGACTTGGGCCATAACTCAGGCGCAGGATTCAGACACAGCCCGGCCGTTGGCGCGAACGGAAGTTCAGTTCAGTTGAGTTGAGCATAGAAAGGATGCACTCGCCCGCCCAGTCGCCCATTCTGGATGTCACCGAGACCGTATCGCTGCACTCCGAACTGGATGCCGACCTGGAGACCAAGAAGAATCATCCGCCCTACGCCTTTCCCGCACCCCAGAATCTCCGGCTGCCCGGTCTGGGCTTTCCCAGCATGATCGGTTCGAAGAGATCCCCCGAATCTCTGCCTGCCTTCGAGTACATTGCTCCGCCAAGTCACGCCCTCCAGGCCCTGGAATTTCCGCTCATGGAGCTGAATCGCGTGGGCGTGATTGGAGGCGGAATGTTTCCGGGTTTTATGCACCGGCGGGTTCGCGGCGAGAAACGACCCATTCCGGAGGCCCAGAAGGATGCCAAGTATTTCGAGCGGCGCAAGCGAAACAACGAGGCGGCGAAGAAGTCGAGGGATGCTCGCAAGATCCGCGAGGATAGGATAGCCTTCCGGGCGGCCCTGCTGGAGCAGGAGAACTCCATCCTGAGGGCCCAAGTGCTGGCGCTGAGGGATGAGCTGCAGACGGTGCGACAGCTCCTGGGGGCCACAACCGCCGGCGGCATGTTGTCCATGGCCAGGCAGGTGTAACTTGGCAGGAAAGATCACCAAGGAGCAGCTGGATCAGTGTACATATCAGTGAAGTGAAGAGCAATAGAGAGCATTTGGTTCtacaaatttttgttaataaatGTTTAAACTAATCGACtaagatatttataaaatatatgcaAAGGTGTTCATTAAAAGTGTCACGATCAATTTGATATCATTTTTAGCATGAAATAGTCTAAAATAGATATTGGAAAATGGTATTTTCGATTTCTTTCTTCAAAAATACTCTAAAATTGGTAAAAGAGCGATAAAGTTATGTTCACACTTCTTAATTTGGAATGCTATACCCTCTAAATACTGTTTTGTTTGTATTCTCAAAGTTATTTTGGTCTAAACAAGTTAAAAACGATACGGAATCTCTTTAAaatgagttttattttatatcaaatattttatcagtgtattaatattttaaatacaatcCTTACTCGTACATTCTTAAACGAGAAGGCAACCAGAAAAAATTGCAATGGctttatacaaattttaaaaacgtTTGTAAACTAAATAGCAACGTATTCGTTTTAATGTTAAACCAAAGttgttatttaatatttaaattcaatcCTTATTTCCATGCTTTAATTTAGAAAACTTTAGCCCTGTTTCTACctaaattataaaaatcataaaagtATCCTTTAAGATttctttaaattgtatttaaatcGCGTAGGACTAGATCGACTTTATTTgctttaaaaaagtttttaacaGACGCATAcaaattagaaaatatttaacaagcTAGTAGTCAAGTGTGTGCACTTGCACCTTTCCAGTCGCGTCCAGGATGAGCAGGACCTGCTCATGGCCAGAACTGCGAGCTCCTGCGATATCCGTGACTTTGGAGCGACTTTCCGCAGGCTGCTCACTGGACACCTCCCTGTCGCGGTAGAAATCGTAGGTGCGCACCGTTCCATTGGTCAGGGCAGAGAGCCGCCAGCCGTCGCTGGAGAGGATCAGGGCTTGGACGAGGTGCTGACGCAGACCGCTGCCACTGAGAAGCAGCTGCTGGTCAAAGATCCTCATTTCGTATGAACGCCTGGGACGCTCAATCTGCTCCAGAGCTGTATTGGGTCGGGGGTCGTAggtgggattgggattgggatccACCTGCTGGTCAAAGGATCTTCGCTCGTTGAGTATGATGTTCTGGATGGCGCAGGACTTGCCCGTCTCGGGATCGGGCTCATCGGTGGCCGGCGGGAGTCCGGTTTTGGGTCTCTGAAAATTTTTCTGGCGCTGCCTCTGCCGCTGATTGCAGTTGAGGATCATCACGGATCCATTGGACAGACCCACGGCCACATAGTTCTCATTGGAGAGCACACACAGTGAGGTGGGGAACAGGAAACGACTCTCGTTCACAGCGATCCTCGAGAAGCGTTCCGTCTTCAAGCTCCTGGTGCAGCAGAGCACAAAGTTCCGATTGGTGCACACGTAGATGAGATCACTTCCCGTATCGATGCTAGTGAAGCGCATCCCCTGCAATCCTTGATCCTGCAGAGCTGTGGTCAGCGTTTGGGTCTCGTTCAGCTCCCTCAGCAGGTCGTCGCTGTAGATGTTGCCCTGGAACAGGGACTTGGTCTTCTCGTAGGCACTTTGCTTGCTCCTCAGCAGGCGTCGCTCCAGGTAGCTCCTCAAATCACAGCTGGCACTCTGCAGCAGCTTCACCCGAGCCCACGGCGAGCTGAACtcgttgctgttgctggacGAGGCTCCCTCCACCAGAGTCCACATGGTCAGCAGGCCAGAGTCGTTAAGGGAGGCGTACTGCAAGGGGTTCGAATATGgttaggtttttttttatatcaaaaatAATCAGTATAGGTAGACTTActaaaaaatcataattatttcttaataatatttaaaaaaccaaaaaattattattattttatgattgtTTCATATTGTATATACCTAAAAATTTACATTCCAAGGTTTAATTATAATATCGTtgaaaaattgaaataaaattttgatatattacGAATAGACTTCGGATTATACTTTATATCTTTTTCTAAACATCCATTTTCGTGCGATCTTTCATCGATTACAAATGGTTTGTAAAAAGTAgtttattttaacaaaatgttatatatatttgctTAGCATCctattaaatattacaatgTGTCTTTAGTTCTGGTTGTTAACTTCCAAGCTCTTAAGAATATTACTTATTTTGAGTTTTTAGTTTCTTAAACCAGGATCTTAATAAAATATACACAATAATATGATTGCTTTTTTAGataaatctatttttaaaatctattATTAAATAACGAGGACCCACCTGAACTTCCTTGTAGGCGGTCTGCAAGCCACCAGCTATTCCTCCTCCTTTAAACTGAGCTCTGAAGCTCCGCACATCCACCACAGCTCCCAGATCCATGGCATTCACctcctgttgctgctgctccagcATGGGAACCACTGATTGGGTGGCCGCAAAGTGGGTCAGGTGGCCATCCAACTTGGAGCAGTAGCTGTGCGTCTCGCGCAGATCCCACATGGCCACACTGCCATCTCTCAGTCCGGCCACCACAATGTCCTGGGCTTCGCCAGAGATTGCCACGCGACTGACCTCCGCCCAGGTGGAGAGCAGACGCAACGGCTGGCCGGGATTGGCCAGTGACCACACCATCAGCAGGCTGGCAAAGTCCTCTTTGTAGACGTTGCTTTCCTGGGGACATTCGTGGACGGTGACCACCAGTTGTCCGTTGCCGGTGCTTCCAAAGATTCGACGCACGGGTAGAGCGTTGAGCAGTCCCGTCTGCAGTGGTATATTCCGAGGACTACTATTTTGGTTTGGGTGTTTATTGCCCTCTAGAACTCTACCCATAAGTCGGGCTGCCTTGTGTAGAAACGTATTCAGACGCTCCAGATCCGTGGTTTTGGCCAACCTCTTTTGCTGCACCTGCTGCGAGCGAGTCTGATCCAGGCGATGCAGTTGGTCCAAACGCAAAAGGCTAGCTTCATAGGCATCTAATGGCTGGTTAACCAACAGCTCATCCATCTCCGCATCACCGCTGCAGCTGAGCACCAATTGACCACCGTAGTGAGGTGGATGCTGCGTCCAGCTGCTCCGGCTGTGCACCTCCAGCGTCTGGCACTCGCCGTCCATTTGCGGCGACTGCGTCTGCGTAGCCAGCTGGCAGGCATTCAGCTTGCCGTAGCTCTGCATGAATCCCTCGTAGCTGAGGGGCTTCATCTCGAACAGGTGGTAGTTGAGTTGGTCGAAGCGCAGCTTGGCCATCAGCTCCTCACCGCGACGACTTATTACGGGATGGGACACGAAACCGGAGTAACCACCGTAGTACACGTTGGCCTCACCACTGCTCGGCTTCTCCGCTCCATTCGTGCTGATGCCGGAGTCCAGTTGCTCAGAGTTGGCCATCGAGTTGGTATCGAAGCTATCGTACTGATTCTGCGTGGACTGGCTGCTCAGGGGATTCCTGCGTAAGTGTAAATCATAGTGTCCGGAGTCTAGTTTTCGTTCCTGATCTTTATCCCTCGGGATCACTGTGATGGGATTCTGGGTGGGCTCCGAGTCCTCTTCCGGCTCCTCTTCTTCCACTTCTGCCTCGGAGGAGGAGGGCTCCTCTGCCGCTTCTGATTCTTCCTCTCCTGGCGTGCTGGCATCCGTTTCGAAATCGGATTCA contains:
- the LOC119551916 gene encoding uncharacterized protein LOC119551916; protein product: MHSPAQSPILDVTETVSLHSELDADLETKKNHPPYAFPAPQNLRLPGLGFPSMIGSKRSPESLPAFEYIAPPSHALQALEFPLMELNRVGVIGGGMFPGFMHRRVRGEKRPIPEAQKDAKYFERRKRNNEAAKKSRDARKIREDRIAFRAALLEQENSILRAQVLALRDELQTVRQLLGATTAGGMLSMARQV
- the LOC119549477 gene encoding uncharacterized protein LOC119549477, whose product is MSKNASRTSCKNVKTEVPRKVTKSPATSVPATTREPKERRSLARQPDSLEGEKIAKKTTTTTSKKPLSTGKSKEREPLSKRTTPSPGALRASTTSTTTRQATTNPPLQSKSKTQNVPKSKPNAVLDTYHSVTVASPPQKRKGQAKQEKESPTPTSKGYSPVAQAKKEHKSTTSSSKRDAPAALSSKEDAPAAPARARTFTRTLDPEEVVVLKRESAKQRSEVEPPAVKQPVAFEVKFEEAKKSDPESDHYSDDFESYESDFETDASTPGEEESEAAEEPSSSEAEVEEEEPEEDSEPTQNPITVIPRDKDQERKLDSGHYDLHLRRNPLSSQSTQNQYDSFDTNSMANSEQLDSGISTNGAEKPSSGEANVYYGGYSGFVSHPVISRRGEELMAKLRFDQLNYHLFEMKPLSYEGFMQSYGKLNACQLATQTQSPQMDGECQTLEVHSRSSWTQHPPHYGGQLVLSCSGDAEMDELLVNQPLDAYEASLLRLDQLHRLDQTRSQQVQQKRLAKTTDLERLNTFLHKAARLMGRVLEGNKHPNQNSSPRNIPLQTGLLNALPVRRIFGSTGNGQLVVTVHECPQESNVYKEDFASLLMVWSLANPGQPLRLLSTWAEVSRVAISGEAQDIVVAGLRDGSVAMWDLRETHSYCSKLDGHLTHFAATQSVVPMLEQQQQEVNAMDLGAVVDVRSFRAQFKGGGIAGGLQTAYKEVQYASLNDSGLLTMWTLVEGASSSNSNEFSSPWARVKLLQSASCDLRSYLERRLLRSKQSAYEKTKSLFQGNIYSDDLLRELNETQTLTTALQDQGLQGMRFTSIDTGSDLIYVCTNRNFVLCCTRSLKTERFSRIAVNESRFLFPTSLCVLSNENYVAVGLSNGSVMILNCNQRQRQRQKNFQRPKTGLPPATDEPDPETGKSCAIQNIILNERRSFDQQVDPNPNPTYDPRPNTALEQIERPRRSYEMRIFDQQLLLSGSGLRQHLVQALILSSDGWRLSALTNGTVRTYDFYRDREVSSEQPAESRSKVTDIAGARSSGHEQVLLILDATGKVQVHTLDY